The following DNA comes from Micromonospora chokoriensis.
TCGGTGGCGGCGAGCACCGTCGCGTGCCAGGTGCGGAAGTCCTTGGCGGTCATCTCCCCACCACTGGCGTCGCGCAGGTAGCCGTTCACCTCGTCGCTGCGCACATCCCGCCAGTCCCGACCGTCCCAGTAGCCGAACAGCCGGTCCGCCCGCCGACGCCGACGGCGCAGGTTGACCAGCACCTGACACAACTCCGGGTCCTCGATCCGGCGTACCTGCTCGATGCCGCCCTTCGCCGGGAACACCAGGACCACGCAGCCGCCGCGGGACCGGGCGTGCTCGGGGCGCAGCGTCGACACCCCGTACGTCGGGTCGTCGCCGGCCGCGTACTGGTCGCTGCCGACGCGGAACATCCCCATGTCCAGCAGGCGGGCCACGGTGGCGAGCACCCGGTCCCGGTTCAACCCCCGGCCGTCCAGGTCACGCCCCACCCGCTCCCGCAGCGCCGGAAGCCGCCGGGCCACCTCCAACATGTGGTCGAACTTCGCCTCGTCCTGCTTCTCCCGCCACCGCGGGTGGTAGACGTACTGCTTGCGTCCGGCCGCGTCGACCCCGATCGCCTGGATGTGGCCGTTCGGGTACGGCGAGATCCAGACGTCCTGCCAGGCCGGAGGAATGACCAACTCCCGCAGCCGGGCCAGGACCTCCTCGTCGCGGACCGGAGCACCGGTCGGGTCGACGAAGTGCCAGCCCCGACCGCGCCGACGCCGCCCGTACCCCGGTCGACCCGGGTCACTACGCCGCAACCGCACTGGAGACCCGCACCACCCTCTCCACCTCGGCCACCGCGGCCAACACCTCGTCGAGACGCAGGGCCGCCATCGTCGGATGGCTTCCTACCCCGTCCCACCTGGGCCAATCCCCGTCGCCGGCCCAGAGGACACGGTGCCGGGGCCGGTCCGGCGGCGGTCCCCAGCGCGCCGGCGGCACCGGCCCGAAGAGGACCACCGACGCGGTGCCGTACCCGGTGGCCAGATGGGCCACGCCGGTGTCCCCACTGACCACCAGCCGGGCGTTGGCCACCAGCGCGGCGAGCGTGCCGAGGTCGGTCCGGCCGGCCAGCACCGCGTCCGACCCCAGACCGGCAGCCCCGGCCACCCGGGCCGCCAGGGCCCGCTCGTCGGCCGACCCGGTGAGCAACACCCGGTGCCCCTGGTCGGTCAACGCCCGGGCCAGCGCGGCGAACCGCTCGGCCGGCCAGCGCTTGGCGGGGACCTTGCTGCCGGGATGCAGCACCGTCACACCGGTGGGCAGCCCGGCCGACGCGGGCCGACGCAGGCCGAGGTCGGCCCGGTCGGCCGGAATGCCGTACCAGGACAGCAGCCGGCACCACCGGTCCACCTCGTGCTCGTCGTCGGACCACTGCGGACCGTCGGCGTGGTCGCCGTCCGGGTCGGCGAAGGCGAGCAGCCGTCCGGGCCGGGTGGCCGCCAGCAACCGGTGCGACTGCGGGCCGCGTCCGTGCAGGTTGACGGCGACCTGCGGGGCCGAGCCGACCCGGACGGGCCGGTCCAGCCCGCGGGTGTCCACCAGCCGGTCCACGCCGCCGACCAGGTCGACGAGCGGACCCAGCCCGGCGGGCGCGGCGAGCACCAACTCCCGAGAGGGGTACGCGGCTCGCAGCGCCCGCACGGCGGGCACCGCTGTCACCAGGTCGCCGACGCCGAGGGCGCGCAGCACGAGGATCACGGGTACGACGTCTCCTGCTCGGCGCAGACCACCAGCTCACGCACCGCGCAGCCGGGCGGTTGGTGCAGCGCGAACATGATCGCGGCGGCGGTGTCCACCGGATCGTTGAGGATCGCGTCCGGTCCGGGCTTGTACTGCGGGTCGCGCTCGTCGAAGAACGCCGTGCGCATCCCGCCCGGAATGAGCAGGGTGACGCCGACCTGACCGGCGAGTTCGGCGGCGAGGGCACGGGTGAAGCCCACCACCCCGAACTTCGCCGCGCAGTACGCGGTGGCGTCACTGACCGCCTTGACTCCCAGGGTGGAGGCGACCGTGACGATGCGGCCCCGGGACGTCAGCAGGAACGGCAACGCGGCCCGGATCACCGCCGCCGTGGCCAGCAGGTCGACAGCGACGATCCGGTCCCAGGTCTCGCCCGGCACGTCGAGGAGTCGACCCGGCACGTCCATGCCGGCGGCGGTGACCACCGCGTCCAGACCGCCGGCCTGCTCAGCGAGGTGCTGGGTGGCCACCTCCGCGGCCCGCGTGTCGGCCAGGTCGCACTCGGTCCAGGACACCCCGTCGACCGGTGGCTGCCGGTCCAGCACGACCGGGCGGCCACCGGACGCGGCCACCGCCGCGACCACCGCCGCGCCGAGCCCGCTCGCGCCCCCGGTGACCAGGACCGTCGGCCCGGCCCCGGGCCGCGTGGCGGTCATCGGGTCTGCTCCGCGAGCGTACGAACGATCATGTCGGTGGTGGACCGACCGTCCAGGTAGGGCACCACCACGGTGTGCCCGCCCCAGCGGCGCAGGACCTCCGCCTCCGGCAGCGCGGTGGCGTCGTCCCCGCCGCCGGTGGCGTAGTCGCCGCCCTTCACCCAGATGTCCGGGCGCACCCAGGACAGGGTCGCGGCCGGGGTCGGCTCGTCGAAGACGAGTACCGCGTCGACGCAGCTCAGCGCGCTCAGCACCCGGCTGCGGTCACTCTCGGACATCACCGGCCGATCCGGGCCCTTCAACCCGGCCACGCTGGCGTCGGAGTTCAGGCAGACGATCAGGCAGTCCCCGAGCTGCCGGGCGGCCTGCAGGGTGGCCACGTGCCCGGCGTGCAGAAGGTCGAAGCAGCCGCCGGTCGCCACCACGGTGCCGCCCGCGGCGCGTACCTCCCGCAGGAGCGTGGCGACCGCGGCGACGCCCACCGGATCGCCCGCCACGCCGCCCCTCGGCAGCGACCGGAAGACTCCCGGGCCGGGCGCGCTCCTCGCCGGCGCCAGATCGGACGGCAGCGCCGCGGCCACTCCCCCACCGGCCACGAACCTGGACGCCTCGGCGACCGCCGCCTGCACCGCCTCGGAGACCAACGCGCCCCCGGCCAACGCGAGGCTGGCGGCGGCCGCGAACCGATCGCCGGCCCCGCACGTGTCCCCCTCGGCGCTGCCCGGGGTCGGCACCACGAGCGGCGTCGACCCGGCATGGCAGAGCAACGCGCCGTCCCCGCCCAACGTCACCGCCACCGCACCGGCCCGCCAACGCCGCCGCAGCCCCTGCGCCCCACGGGACGCGGTGGCCAACCGGGACGCGCCGGGCACCGCCGGGACCAGCTCGCGTACCTCCGACTCGTTCGGGGTGGCCAGGTGCACACCCGGCACCGCCTCCGGGCCACGCGGGTGCGGGTCCCACACCACCGGCGCACGGGTCGCGGCCAACGCGTCGCGCAGCGCGGGCTGCCGGGCCACCCCCCGGCCGTAGTCGCTGACCAGCACCGCCGACGCCGAACCGATCACCCGAAGGACCTCCTCGGACGGCTCACCCGGCTCCCCGGACGCACCGCCACGGTCGTGGCGGAGCAACACCCTGCCCCGAGCCCGGAGACGGATCTTCTCCGGTGTCGCACCGGGCAGGGCCAGCGGGTACACCTGCACGCCGGCGGCGGCGAGCAGCGCGCTCAGTCGGGCGCCGCCGGCGTCGTCGGCGAGCGCGGTCACCAGCACTACCTCGGCGCCCTGCGCGGCGGCGAACACCGCGGCCAGACCGGCGCCACCGGGCCGGTCGACGGCCGAGGTCTCGTCGAGCACCGGCACCGGGGAGTCCGGGCAGAGACGGTTCACCACCCCCTCCACGTCCCGGTCGAGCAGGGTGTCGCCGAGCACCACCACGGGTCCCCTCACGCTTGCCTCCTCATCCTCACGCGTCGATCTGCTGTGCGGCCCCACCGTCGAGCACCACGTCGACCCCGGCACGCACCGGCCCGGCCTCCCCCGGCACGTGGCGGACGATCGCCGCCGCGTCGGCCGCCGCCAACGCGGCGGGCAACTCCTGTTCCAGGTACTCGCAGAGAAGGTGACTGGTCACGAGATGCAGCTCCTGGACGACCTGGGTGTCACCGGACACGACGGCCAGCACGTCGTCACAGGCGTCGGCCAGGGGGTTGGGGAGGGCCCCGGTGAGCGCCCAACTGGTCACGCCGACGCCACGGGCGGCCTGCGCGGCGCGGACGAGGTTGGAGCTGGCTCCGCTGGTGCTGAGCAGCAACAGGACGTCACCGCGGCGGCCGTGGGCCCGCACCTGCCGGGCGTAGACGTCGTCGTATCCGTAGTCGTTGGCGATGGCGGTGAGCGCGCTCGTCTCCGCGTGCAGCGCGATCGCCGACAGCGGCTGGCGGTCGTCGTG
Coding sequences within:
- a CDS encoding DNA topoisomerase IB gives rise to the protein MRLRRSDPGRPGYGRRRRGRGWHFVDPTGAPVRDEEVLARLRELVIPPAWQDVWISPYPNGHIQAIGVDAAGRKQYVYHPRWREKQDEAKFDHMLEVARRLPALRERVGRDLDGRGLNRDRVLATVARLLDMGMFRVGSDQYAAGDDPTYGVSTLRPEHARSRGGCVVLVFPAKGGIEQVRRIEDPELCQVLVNLRRRRRRADRLFGYWDGRDWRDVRSDEVNGYLRDASGGEMTAKDFRTWHATVLAATELATVAPARSVTARRRAVVAVMRAVAELLGNTPTVARASYVDPRVVDLYHDGVVASVDPKASREEAERVVLELLEKA
- a CDS encoding glycosyltransferase family 9 protein, producing the protein MILVLRALGVGDLVTAVPAVRALRAAYPSRELVLAAPAGLGPLVDLVGGVDRLVDTRGLDRPVRVGSAPQVAVNLHGRGPQSHRLLAATRPGRLLAFADPDGDHADGPQWSDDEHEVDRWCRLLSWYGIPADRADLGLRRPASAGLPTGVTVLHPGSKVPAKRWPAERFAALARALTDQGHRVLLTGSADERALAARVAGAAGLGSDAVLAGRTDLGTLAALVANARLVVSGDTGVAHLATGYGTASVVLFGPVPPARWGPPPDRPRHRVLWAGDGDWPRWDGVGSHPTMAALRLDEVLAAVAEVERVVRVSSAVAA
- a CDS encoding SDR family oxidoreductase, with the protein product MTATRPGAGPTVLVTGGASGLGAAVVAAVAASGGRPVVLDRQPPVDGVSWTECDLADTRAAEVATQHLAEQAGGLDAVVTAAGMDVPGRLLDVPGETWDRIVAVDLLATAAVIRAALPFLLTSRGRIVTVASTLGVKAVSDATAYCAAKFGVVGFTRALAAELAGQVGVTLLIPGGMRTAFFDERDPQYKPGPDAILNDPVDTAAAIMFALHQPPGCAVRELVVCAEQETSYP
- a CDS encoding PfkB family carbohydrate kinase, which translates into the protein MRGPVVVLGDTLLDRDVEGVVNRLCPDSPVPVLDETSAVDRPGGAGLAAVFAAAQGAEVVLVTALADDAGGARLSALLAAAGVQVYPLALPGATPEKIRLRARGRVLLRHDRGGASGEPGEPSEEVLRVIGSASAVLVSDYGRGVARQPALRDALAATRAPVVWDPHPRGPEAVPGVHLATPNESEVRELVPAVPGASRLATASRGAQGLRRRWRAGAVAVTLGGDGALLCHAGSTPLVVPTPGSAEGDTCGAGDRFAAAASLALAGGALVSEAVQAAVAEASRFVAGGGVAAALPSDLAPARSAPGPGVFRSLPRGGVAGDPVGVAAVATLLREVRAAGGTVVATGGCFDLLHAGHVATLQAARQLGDCLIVCLNSDASVAGLKGPDRPVMSESDRSRVLSALSCVDAVLVFDEPTPAATLSWVRPDIWVKGGDYATGGGDDATALPEAEVLRRWGGHTVVVPYLDGRSTTDMIVRTLAEQTR
- a CDS encoding D-sedoheptulose-7-phosphate isomerase, coding for MMPAGSLLDTHLTNLAAALVSYRRCESQLARWGADLAHRLATGGRLLVAGNGGSAAEAQHLTAELVGKLHDDRQPLSAIALHAETSALTAIANDYGYDDVYARQVRAHGRRGDVLLLLSTSGASSNLVRAAQAARGVGVTSWALTGALPNPLADACDDVLAVVSGDTQVVQELHLVTSHLLCEYLEQELPAALAAADAAAIVRHVPGEAGPVRAGVDVVLDGGAAQQIDA